Within Ovis aries strain OAR_USU_Benz2616 breed Rambouillet chromosome 3, ARS-UI_Ramb_v3.0, whole genome shotgun sequence, the genomic segment CCCGTTCCGCCTTCCGCTGGGGCCCGCTCACCGAGaacgccgctgccgccgccggcCCGCGCGTTCTCGGTGTGCCTGGGGCTGCCGGGACTCAGGGGCGGGACCGGGGCGGAGTCCGCTCCACGCCTCGGAGTATCCTACCACGCTGCGGTGCTCGTATTTGGAGGTTTCCCGCGGGGCTCCCCCCTCCATTGAATGTTAAGAACTTGGTCGTACGCTTAGCTTTTCAGAAATGTTACGAACTTCGCTGGTTTAAAGACTAACATTAGCCCTTGATAGAGTATTAAATGTTTTGCActgtaaaaaagaatatatgtaaaaaATTCAAACTTGGGCCAGATTATTTGCATAATGTGCACTCTTTCCTTTGCGTTTTTTAAACAGAAACCAAGGTGTATGTTGGTAACCTGGGAACTGGTGCTGGCAAAGGAGAGTTAGAAAGGGCTTTCAGTTATTATGGGCCTTTGAGAACTGTGTGGATTGCCAGAAATCCTCCAGGATTTGCTTTTGTGGAATTTGAAGACCCTagagatgcagaagatgcagtTCGAGGCCTGGATGGAAAGTAAGTGAGATCTTGGTGAGAATGTTCCTGTGTCAGGCTTGAATTTTGTAGTCTGGAggagtttttaaataattagctGATCACTTTATGAAGacaggaaatgaaagcaaaagtgaagtttgAAGGACTTATATAGTTGGAGCTTCTGAGGGCAAAGAGAGTGGTTGGAAAGTGCTAAATATAGagctcaccttttttttttttggcgttacagttttgttgttgttttttgtagAGTTATTTGTGGTTCCCGAGTGAGAGTTGAACTATCAACAGGCATGCCTCGGAGATCTCGATTTGATAGACCACCTGCCCGACGTCCCTTTGATCCCAATGATAGATGCTATGAGTGTGGCGAAAAGGGACATTATGCTTATGATTGTCATCGCTATAGCCGCCGAAGAAGAAGcaggtatttattttaataaaggaatGGTTAGTGTACTAGTTAATCAAGTAATTTTTTTATTAGCAAGGCACAAACGTATTTTTCTGTAAACTTGAATGTTAATTGTTACAGGtgtattttacaatttttgtttaattaaagaAATGTTAATGTATTAATAATCAACCTGGTCAAAACCTTTCAGGTTTCTTCGTTTGAGTCAGTCGCCTTGATTCAGAATGTCACGAGCCTTATGATATCATGCTGAGGCGCCTTGCAAATCCGACAATTAAGATCCTCCTAGACCTTGAGGTGATCAGCATAAGAGGCCAGATCCCCTCGAGTCATCTACACCTAGCTTCACCTTATTCTTTAAAGGGCAGAAAATTTGAGACGGTGATCGCCGTAACAGTAAATTTGGCTTACAATTGGGGGCCCCTCCGGTTTAGAAAGAGGAACACCAGATTGACCACATTCCCAACTAGAAAAATCTTCTTGCGTCAATCAAGCCTCACCTGGCTCATTTGGCTGTCAGTTTGATCGTCGTGTAGATTGAAGAAAACATCTAGATGCAGCGATCGGCTATAGATACTTCTAGATCGTCTAGATCTACTAGACCATGGGCCAAAGAGGGTCGACCTGCAAACTTGCaaggtttattttaaatacacattACAGTGTTTTATATTATGTTAATCTAAAATGTAATTGAGCTTTTAACAAATCTTTTTTtaggtagtttaaaaaaaaaaaaaacgacaacTAATAGGCCCAGAGTTTATTTCCAAATGAGACACTAAATTTAAATAGTTTTGAGATTTGGTTTCAGCAGAGGCACACAGACTCTAAGAGGAGTTGCCATCTAATattatgtttttttctgacttGAAAAATAGGTCACGGTCTAGATCACATTCGAGATCCAGAGGTAGACGATACTCTCGCTCACGCAGCAGGAGCAGGGGAAGGAGGTGAGAGATCTTGTTTAAATTTCAACTTGTAAGTAGTGGTGAAGTTTAATTGGAATCAAATTGAAATTACTTTGATTTAATGTTTAGGTCAAGATCAGCATCTCCTCGGCGATCAAGATCTGTGTCTCTTCGTAGATCAAGATCAGCTTCACTCAGACGATCTAGGTCTGGTTCTATAAAAGGATCGAGGTATTTCCAGTATGTAgcaccttttttcccccttatttgtATTTGGATTGTCCCGTCTTAATGACAGCGGTGGAGTACGGACCTAATTGAAATGGAATGCTTcagaagatatttgaaaaaaaagttgGCTATGAACATGTCCAAATGAAGAAAAGCCCAACTAAAGATTTTAAGGGTGTTACAGAGGTCATAGAGGAGGGTCTAAGGCATAAATCCTCAAATCATTCCAGGGAGCACTCTGGGTAAACATGTTGAAAATTTCTGGAGTCATCTTGTATCTGTTTAGATCTACTCTCATTTACCTATAAGTCAGTTTATAGACAAATGATAATAGCACTAAAAGATGATAGTTACTTGTTTCCTGATAAGAAGGCCCATTAGAACCAGAAAGAGATTTAGAAGCAagttaaagtttttctttttttgagggtTGAGACCATGGAAAATTTAGGGTAATATACACATAGATTGAATGTGGCTTGTTGTTAGACACTGAAATTTGAGAAGTTAAAAATCAAATTAGACCCCTcagcatttttttgttttcaaaggtTATGGAAATGGATAACATTCTAGATAATGAAAGGAATTGACAATGCTACTCGTGTCAGCGGTAGGGAATGCTACTGAGAATTATTGGTACTCAGCAGCAGCACAGTCTTTATAAATGCCATGATTCAGAAACTTGTCCATTTGAAAAACCTGGACTCCAGATAAATGCATTTAACTTGGTTGCAGGACCTCAAG encodes:
- the SRSF7 gene encoding serine/arginine-rich splicing factor 7 isoform X3, with product MSRYGRYGGETKVYVGNLGTGAGKGELERAFSYYGPLRTVWIARNPPGFAFVEFEDPRDAEDAVRGLDGKVICGSRVRVELSTGMPRRSRFDRPPARRPFDPNDRCYECGEKGHYAYDCHRYSRRRRSRSRSRSHSRSRGRRYSRSRSRSRGRRSRSASPRRSRSVSLRRSRSASLRRSRSRSRSRSRSRSLSRPRSSRSKSRSPSPKRSRSPSGSPRRSASPERVD
- the SRSF7 gene encoding serine/arginine-rich splicing factor 7 isoform X1; this translates as MSRYGRYGGETKVYVGNLGTGAGKGELERAFSYYGPLRTVWIARNPPGFAFVEFEDPRDAEDAVRGLDGKVICGSRVRVELSTGMPRRSRFDRPPARRPFDPNDRCYECGEKGHYAYDCHRYSRRRRSRSRSRSHSRSRGRRYSRSRSRSRGRRSRSASPRRSRSVSLRRSRSASLRRSRSGSIKGSRYFQSRSRSRSRSRSLSRPRSSRSKSRSPSPKRSRSPSGSPRRSASPERVD
- the SRSF7 gene encoding serine/arginine-rich splicing factor 7 isoform X2 yields the protein MSRYGRYGGETKVYVGNLGTGAGKGELERAFSYYGPLRTVWIARNPPGFAFVEFEDPRDAEDAVRGLDGKVICGSRVRVELSTGMPRRSRFDRPPARRPFDPNDRCYECGEKGHYAYDCHRYSRRRRSRSRSRSHSRSRGRRYSRSRSRSRGRRSRSASPRRSRSVSLRRSRSASLRRSRSGSIKGSRSRSRSRSRSRSLSRPRSSRSKSRSPSPKRSRSPSGSPRRSASPERVD